One genomic window of Eggerthella timonensis includes the following:
- a CDS encoding 4Fe-4S dicluster domain-containing protein, which produces MSQQAFYFDGTRCTGCKTCQMACKDYKNIDLGISFRHVYEVTVGDTVKDADGILTTTCVSYPLSMSCNHCDTPICFEKCPQSAIVKDADTGLMSIDEEKCIGCGTCAIVCPYNAPKVDEEKKKAVRCNGCAERVAAGEKPVCVEACPARALDFGTAEEMAKLGERGNIAPLPDPSETSPNIYIKASADAQPVGAAEIANPLEVA; this is translated from the coding sequence ATGTCTCAACAGGCATTCTACTTTGACGGCACGCGCTGCACCGGGTGCAAGACCTGCCAGATGGCGTGCAAGGACTACAAGAACATCGATCTGGGCATCTCGTTCCGCCATGTGTACGAGGTGACCGTCGGCGACACCGTGAAGGACGCCGACGGCATCCTGACCACCACGTGCGTCAGCTATCCGCTGTCCATGTCGTGCAACCACTGCGACACGCCGATCTGCTTCGAGAAGTGCCCGCAGAGCGCCATCGTCAAGGACGCCGACACGGGCCTCATGTCCATCGACGAGGAGAAGTGCATCGGCTGCGGCACGTGCGCCATCGTGTGCCCGTACAACGCGCCGAAGGTGGACGAGGAGAAGAAGAAGGCCGTGCGCTGCAACGGATGCGCCGAGCGCGTGGCCGCGGGCGAGAAGCCGGTGTGCGTGGAGGCCTGCCCGGCCCGCGCCCTGGACTTCGGCACGGCCGAGGAGATGGCGAAGCTGGGCGAGCGAGGCAACATCGCTCCCTTGCCCGACCCCTCCGAGACGAGCCCGAACATCTACATCAAGGCGTCCGCCGACGCTCAGCCGGTCGGCGCAGCCGAGATCGCGAACCCGCTTGAGGTTGCGTAA
- a CDS encoding DMSO/selenate family reductase complex B subunit, which produces MSQQAFFFDGTRCSGCKTCMLACKDAYDLDVGTAYRRVYEYTGGDTVRADDGTFSSTCFSYNVTVACNHCDDPVCVRVCPTEAMHKDEETGLVSVNERHCIGCGYCHLSCPYNAPRVDRDKGHSVKCDGCIERVAAGEKPVCVEACPARALDFGTAEEMAKLGERAAIAPLPDPAATVPNLFIKPPDDARPAESKDGAVANLLEVGFRATDKEIEQ; this is translated from the coding sequence ATGTCTCAACAGGCTTTTTTCTTCGACGGGACGCGTTGCTCAGGGTGTAAGACGTGCATGCTCGCCTGCAAAGACGCCTACGACCTCGACGTCGGCACCGCGTATCGCCGCGTGTACGAGTACACGGGCGGCGACACCGTGCGCGCGGACGACGGCACGTTCAGCTCCACCTGCTTTTCGTACAACGTGACGGTGGCGTGCAACCACTGCGACGACCCGGTGTGCGTGCGCGTGTGCCCCACCGAGGCCATGCACAAGGACGAGGAAACCGGGCTCGTCAGCGTCAACGAACGACACTGCATCGGCTGCGGGTACTGCCATCTGTCGTGTCCCTACAACGCGCCGCGCGTGGACCGCGACAAGGGGCACAGCGTGAAGTGCGACGGCTGCATCGAGCGTGTGGCCGCGGGCGAGAAGCCGGTGTGCGTCGAGGCCTGCCCGGCCCGCGCCCTGGACTTCGGCACGGCCGAGGAGATGGCGAAGCTGGGCGAGCGCGCCGCCATCGCGCCGCTGCCCGACCCGGCCGCGACGGTGCCGAACCTGTTCATCAAGCCTCCCGACGACGCCCGTCCGGCGGAGTCGAAGGACGGTGCGGTGGCGAACCTGTTGGAAGTTGGATTTCGGGCAACCGATAAGGAGATCGAGCAATGA
- the dmsD gene encoding Tat proofreading chaperone DmsD: MSEEATVPLSEDVREAIAFVGETLGPFFLQDPVKGDAGPAFEAMAALDAEAAAAEWPFADEGEARADLGLMAAGLAAGTDDDGLVWEYRRLFVGPAPKPAPPWGSVYTDRECVVFGASTLELRRWMRGRGIARQTDDKDPEDHIGLMLALMAWLARERPADLDEYLRKHLLTWSSHFLDELAEAAAHPFYEGLARLTKASLEGIQNELALDVVYPRFYR, encoded by the coding sequence ATGAGCGAAGAAGCAACCGTGCCCTTGTCCGAGGACGTGCGCGAGGCCATCGCCTTCGTCGGCGAGACCTTGGGGCCGTTTTTCCTGCAAGACCCGGTGAAGGGCGACGCCGGCCCCGCCTTCGAGGCGATGGCCGCCCTCGACGCCGAGGCGGCAGCCGCCGAATGGCCCTTCGCCGACGAGGGGGAGGCGCGCGCCGACCTCGGCCTCATGGCGGCCGGCCTGGCTGCGGGCACGGACGACGACGGCCTCGTGTGGGAGTACCGCCGCCTGTTCGTCGGCCCCGCGCCGAAGCCGGCCCCTCCCTGGGGCTCGGTGTACACCGACCGCGAGTGCGTCGTGTTCGGCGCGAGCACGCTGGAGCTGCGCCGCTGGATGCGCGGGCGCGGCATCGCGCGCCAGACGGACGACAAGGACCCCGAGGACCACATCGGCCTCATGCTCGCGCTCATGGCGTGGCTCGCGCGCGAGCGGCCGGCCGACCTGGACGAGTACCTGCGGAAGCACCTGCTCACCTGGTCGTCGCACTTCCTCGACGAGCTCGCCGAGGCGGCCGCGCACCCGTTCTACGAAGGCCTCGCGCGCCTGACGAAGGCGTCGCTCGAAGGCATCCAGAACGAGCTGGCCCTGGACGTCGTCTACCCGAGGTTCTACCGCTAG